A segment of the Bacillus sp. es.034 genome:
CAGGGTGTAATGCTGCTGAACAAGGAGAGAAATCTTCTAAAGAAGTAGAAAAAACTCCTTCAACAGAAACAAAGACAATTGGAAATCTCAAAGAGGGTTACACTTTCGATGAGTTCATGGAAGATCATGAGGTCTCGTTAAAGGGAACTGACATTCCTTACAGGGTGGAAGAAGGATTTACGAATAAATCAATTGCTCTTGAAGGAAAGGCACAGCTCGGCAGGTATTATAATTATGGTTTCAATAAGCTAGAAGGCAGTCATTTTGTAGTTAAAATTATGAAAAAGGATGAGTTGGATTGGTATGTTTATTTACCAAGGGAAGAGTACCCGGACCTGTTTGAAGCATTAAAGAAAGGACCGGTGGATGTGTACGCCACCGTTTCCATCCCGAAGGAGTATTTCGAAACGGGGCAGGGTCACCTTTCAATCGTTGAGGAAATTTTGTTTAAACAAAGCGGGGTAGAAGAAAAGCCGCTGGATGACGAACTGGCTGACTATATGAAGAAGCATTCCGTGGAGCTTACAGCAAGGGATATCCTATACGACTTAAAGGGGATGTCATATCAGCCATTCGCCCTCAGTGGAAACGCGCAGCTCGTGACCTATCGCTATGCCAGCGCATACAAGGACTTGGAGCCGACCCATTTCGTATTAAGTGTGCGGGACACGGTAAACAGTGAGGAGCAGCTTTGGAGGATCGTCTTTGACAGGATGAAGTACAAGGAATTGTATGAACAGGCCCTTGGTGGGATGGTCCATGTCAATGTCACCGCGATGGTGGAGTATGATCGCTTTACCGAATATTCTGGAAGAAATGCCGTCGGACAGGATGTGGAGCTTGAGCCGTTGGAACGCTATGCCGATACATCGATGGAGGGACAGTCCTATATGGAGGAAAACGGATTATCACTCATCGGAAGGGAAGTATTGTATGATTCGATTTCCTATATAGAAGAACCTTTCTTTGTAGAAGGAACGGCTGAGATGGACCCTTATGCCACTGCCAGTGGAGAGGACGAAAATCTCCAGGACACCCATTTTCGGATTGATATCGTTGAAGATCCTTACGGTGAACAGTATGTCGATTATCCCCGGGCGCTGGAAGGGTGGACGCTTTACCTTGACCGACACAAATATCGGGATATCTATGAGAAGCTCAGCCAGGAAAAATATCTCGATGTCATGGTGACGGCACGCATTCCCCGGGACAGATACAAGATGGGGCAAAGCGGGGCAGCGTTGGTTGAGAATGTGGTTATTAAGTAGTGCTATTACTGCAAAATATTAACCAAAGAAGCAAGAGGTCCAATCCTCTTGTTTTTTTATAGTATTTCAAATTAATGAAGCCAAATCCATCACACGGCCGTCTAATACATAGTCATACACAAAGGAAAAGAAGGTGAGTTCAATTATTGAATTAGTTCACAAAGCTAAAGAGGGCGATGAAGAGGCTTTCTTGACAATGTTTCAAGAATACGAGAAAGATATTTATCGAATGGCGTATGTCTACGTGAAAAATCAGGAGGATGCTCTTGATGTCGTTCAAGAAACGGCCTATCGCTCCTTCAAGAAAATAGGAACACTAAGGAATCCTGCCTATTTTAAAACGTGGTTAATCAAAATCACCATAACCTGTGCCACGGATATGTTAAGAAATAGAAAGAAAGTCATTCATCTGAACCCGGAATACGATACCCCTATTGAATTAGAAGATTATGATCTTCCGCTTTCATTATCCTTGCAAGACTTGATTGAGACATTAAATGAAAGTGAAAAAAACATCATACTCTGGAAGTTTTACCATGGATATACCCTTAAGGAGATTTCAGAAATCGAGGAATCACCATTGGGCACAGTAAAGTCTGTATTATATCGAGCGCTGGCAAAACTCCGAAAACAGGTTAGGAGGGTTGATATGTATGAATAATCATATTAGACGTGAG
Coding sequences within it:
- a CDS encoding sigma-70 family RNA polymerase sigma factor; this encodes MSSIIELVHKAKEGDEEAFLTMFQEYEKDIYRMAYVYVKNQEDALDVVQETAYRSFKKIGTLRNPAYFKTWLIKITITCATDMLRNRKKVIHLNPEYDTPIELEDYDLPLSLSLQDLIETLNESEKNIILWKFYHGYTLKEISEIEESPLGTVKSVLYRALAKLRKQVRRVDMYE